A window of the Saccharomyces eubayanus strain FM1318 chromosome II, whole genome shotgun sequence genome harbors these coding sequences:
- the MZM1 gene encoding Mzm1p, producing the protein MSTRLKALDAYRHGLRATRIAFQNDTKVLLAARAKMRSGMVSPPNPKLTTEEQVQHLEDVAIFLRRNLVQGQKVDDTDMKEPRYHLNIHKDTELGDNETIADPTARVKTNLKARPFKCSDRKH; encoded by the coding sequence ATGAGCACAAGATTAAAGGCTTTGGATGCATACAGACACGGCCTGAGAGCTACTCGAATAGCATTCCAGAATGATACGAAAGTACTATTAGCTGCTAGAGCCAAAATGCGGTCAGGGATGGTGTCTCCGCCCAATCCAAAACTCACCACAGAGGAGCAGGTTCAACATTTAGAAGATGTGGCTATTTTCTTGAGACGAAACTTGGTTCAGGGTCAAAAAGTTGATGACACCGATATGAAGGAGCCCAGGTATCATCTGAACATTCATAAAGACACTGAATTGGGTGACAATGAGACTATCGCGGACCCCACAGCAAGagtgaaaacaaacttGAAGGCAAGACCATTCAAGTGCTCCGATAGAAAGCACTGA
- the PKH1 gene encoding serine/threonine protein kinase PKH1, giving the protein MGNRSLTEADHALLFEPSLPTAEDPTQTQHRLHPFVDGNGSGLKASPQGQFGDKALTSTHRFIPSANEDSSPRDMGLDPSMRRRRDEWADRGAAKIIKEVVDPTTGELTKHVVKMGIKDFKFGEQLGDGSYSSVVLATARDSGKKYAVKVLSKEYLIRQKKVKYVTVEKLALQKLNGTKGIIRLFFTFQDEASLYFLLEYAPHGDFLALIKKYGSLNEQCARYYASQIIDAVDSLHTIGIIHRDIKPENILLDKDMKVKLTDFGTAKILPEEPSDDADGKPYFDLNARSKSFVGTAEYVSPELLNDSYTDSRCDIWAFGCILFQMVAGKPPFKASNEYLTFQKVMKVQYAFTAGFPQIIKDLVKKLLVKEPNDRLTIEKIKAHIFFQSVNFDNGSVWDDDPPEIQPYKISAEALKPLPKVPEPDATAKLANLQLAYNSHAETTPQTSAATCQDRSAISMTAATAAFNKDYTGQLKSGYNSNAFVRSSSSSTDREKAQKKTTNIHASRSSPSITSVSKGKEPRSRSADNFWSSYLKNLDEHVLLVKDIELSVEATESSAVDLETLAPDYKSPCDIDSPTESADKFYKRILVITNLGRGLIFAKKSPKMRKEREFELQFELKLNQVEKINLINDQMLQIEGPKTVFMACKDRAVLIEVWKLMKSEICAKPKVASSKLEHKMFDKFISQKVKKTKGKNQVPHVPESSRLVNGLPGSCMTKAPEGGGSNLKRPASLQTRSSSNYSKLLARSTEMRKNMTRTNEK; this is encoded by the coding sequence atgggAAATAGGTCTTTAACGGAAGCAGACCACGCACTGTTGTTCGAGCCATCGCTGCCGACAGCCGAGGACCCTACACAAACGCAgcatcgtcttcatccttTCGTGGATGGCAATGGATCAGGGTTGAAGGCTTCACCGCAAGGTCAGTTTGGTGATAAGGCGTTGACCAGCACCCACCGGTTCATTCCCTCGGCAAACGAGGACTCCTCGCCGCGTGATATGGGCCTTGATCCCTCCATGAGGCGTAGAAGAGACGAGTGGGCAGACCGTGGTGCGGCCAAGATCATCAAAGAAGTTGTTGACCCTACAACGGGAGAGTTGACCAAACATGTGGTGAAGATGGGGATAAAGGACTTCAAGTTCGGAGAGCAACTGGGCGATGGCTCGTACTCTAGTGTCGTTTTGGCAACCGCCCGCGATTCGGGGAAGAAGTACGCAGTCAAAGTGTTGAGTAAAGAGTACCTAATacgtcaaaaaaaagtcaagtACGTCACCGTGGAGAAACTGGCACTGCAGAAGCTGAATGGCACCAAGGGCATAATCAggctttttttcacctttcAGGACGAGGCAAGCctgtattttcttctagaaTACGCCCCCCACGGTGATTTCTTGGCTTTGATTAAGAAGTACGGGTCGTTAAACGAGCAATGTGCGCGCTATTATGCTTCGCAGATCATCGATGCCGTTGACTCCTTACATACTATCGGAATCATACACAGGGACATCAAGCCCGAAAACATATTGCTTGATAAAGACATGAAAGTGAAGCTAACAGATTTTGGTACAGCCAAAATTTTACCGGAGGAACCATCGGACGACGCGGACGGTAAGCcttattttgatttgaatgcAAGATCGAAATCGTTTGTCGGTACTGCCGAGTATGTGTCCCCCGAGCTACTAAATGATAGCTATACGGATTCTCGTTGTGATATTTGGGCTTTTGGCTGCATCCTGTTCCAAATGGTGGCGGGCAAACCGCCTTTCAAAGCTTCTAACGAGTATTTGACGTTCCAAAAGGTAATGAAGGTCCAATATGCCTTCACTGCGGGTTTCCCACAAATAATCAAGGACTTGGTCAAGAAGCTATTAGTCAAGGAACCCAATGACAGACTGACCATTGAGAAAATCAAAGCACATATATTTTTCCAGAGCGTCAATTTCGATAACGGTTCAGTATGGGATGATGATCCTCCAGAGATACAACCATACAAGATAAGTGCAGAGGCGCTGAAGCCGCTGCCAAAAGTTCCCGAGCCGGATGCCACTGCCAAGCTGGCCAACCTCCAACTCGCATATAACAGCCACGCGGAAACTACACCACAGACGTCAGCCGCGACTTGTCAAGATCGTTCTGCGATCAGTATGACCGCTGCAACGGCCGCGTTTAATAAAGACTACACGGGCCAACTGAAGTCTGGGTATAATTCCAATGCATTTGTTAGATCTTCGTCCAGTAGCACGGATCGTGAAAAGgcccaaaagaaaaccacaAATATCCATGCATCTCGATCGTCTCCTTCGATTACCAGTGTCTCCAAAGGGAAAGAGCCCAGAAGTCGGTCCGCTGATAACTTTTGGTCGTCctacttgaaaaatctcGACGAACACGTTTTGTTGGTGAAGGATATTGAGCTTTCTGTAGAAGCCACGGAAAGCTCAGCGGTTGATCTTGAGACGCTTGCTCCAGACTACAAGAGCCCCTGCGATATCGATTCTCCTACAGAAAGCGCCGACAAATTCTACAAGAGGATACTGGTGATAACGAATTTGGGTAGAGGACTTATTTTTGCTAAGAAAAGCCCCAAGATGCGAAAAGAGCGTGAGTTCGAGCTACAGTTTGAATTGAAATTAAACCAagtggaaaaaataaacctAATAAATGACCAAATGTTACAAATCGAGGGTCCAAAGACAGTTTTCATGGCGTGTAAAGACAGGGCAGTTTTGATAGAGGTATGGAAACTGATGAAGAGTGAGATTTGTGCAAAGCCCAAAGTGGCGTCCTCGAAACTGGAGCATAAGATGTTTGATAAATTCATTTCtcaaaaagtcaaaaagacaaaaggGAAAAACCAGGTTCCTCATGTACCTGAATCGAGCAGGTTAGTCAACGGTCTTCCTGGCAGTTGTATGACGAAGGCTCCCGAGGGAGGAGGCAGCAACTTGAAGCGGCCCGCTTCGTTGCAGACGCGATCATCGTCCAATTATTCCAAATTGCTTGCAAGATCAACGGAAATGCGGAAGAACATGACACGAACAAACGAAAAGTAA
- the IZH1 gene encoding PAQR-type receptor produces the protein MSITATRRRNQETVCCKTTTTSIKVEALNSKATLRKEKLLHDFHELPDWQRDNDKILTGYVRETLSWKKCLYSLFYWNNETVNIYTHLVPAIVYFVFGVTLTNYFLIPVFPSTTWSDYTVINIFLMGAFLCLMCSSCFHCMKQHSEKQSDFWSKLDYLGIISLISCSMIPIIYFGYFDHVSYFSLFTVVTLVLATFCTICVLHEKFNTSTFRPFRAMFFILFGFSGLLPLTTGLFKFGLQGVLNRIRVSFVFWEALFYISGALIYGFRIPETLAPGKFDFFGSSHQIFHIMVVLGSVCHLKAIIDSYKLMHSHFHS, from the coding sequence ATGAGTATTACTGCTACTAGAAGGAGAAACCAAGAGACCGTCTGTTGCAAGACAACAACGACTTCCATCAAGGTAGAAGCGCTCAATAGTAAAGCCACCTTGAGGAAGGAGAAGCTGCTTCACGATTTTCATGAGCTGCCGGATTGGCAAAGAGATAACGATAAGATTCTTACTGGGTACGTACGCGAGACGCTGTCGTGGAAAAAGTGTTTGTATTCCTTGTTTTACTGGAATAACGAGACTGTGAACATCTACACGCACTTAGTGCCAGCAATCGTGTACTTCGTGTTCGGTGTCACGCTTACAAACTATTTCCTCATTCCCGTGTTCCCCTCCACCACGTGGTCCGATTACACCGTgatcaatatttttttaatgggTGCGTTCCTGTGTCTAATGTGCAGCAGTTGTTTCCACTGCATGAAACAACACTCCGAGAAGCAGAGTGATTTCTGGAGTAAGCTTGACTACTTGGGAATCATCAGCTTGATCTCATGCTCGATGATTCCTATAATATACTTCGGCTACTTCGACCACGTATCTTACTTCAGTCTCTTCACGGTCGTCACGCTGGTCCTGGCCACTTTTTGCACCATCTGTGTCCTACATGAGAAGTTCAACACTTCTACTTTCCGTCCCTTTAGGGCcatgttttttatattattcGGGTTCAGTGGGCTCCTCCCATTGACTACTGGTCTTTTCAAGTTTGGTCTTCAAGGTGTGCTTAACAGAATAAGAGTGAGCTTTGTGTTCTGGGAAGCGCTCTTTTACATTTCGGGGGCTCTCATCTACGGGTTCAGGATTCCGGAAACTTTGGCGCCAGGAAAGTTTGACTTTTTCGGTAGCTCTCATCAAATATTCCACATTATGGTCGTTCTCGGTTCCGTTTGCCATCTAAAGGCCATTATCGATTCTTATAAATTAATGCATTCTCATTTCCATTCTTAG
- the PAC11 gene encoding dynein intermediate chain, producing the protein MERLKELEEKRRQLKELRERRKHASVLSSETVLAASGRRPATPTPTPTPTPTMVSVSVQTDMEEAGTARRAVSAHHRRKEVISYDKGIQTEQIGPDQEQEDEGALATAVALVVENSSEVEDVQVRLELAKPVLVEDAAATLNDASFARLETFAPGAGEQSLRDTQQDLDGPMQWAMVSESVQLDSGCERVAQEYDPAKGILVVAYVRLPPAARRYASDETVWSVVNVVKCDSANGRNGQLVDLVEFRGTRVMSATILRREHHESQVVSILLTTFTGKTTLYELRLKQKHEAPAAYVVQRNMISRHYFQHPVVAVLDTSSVRGQERVLVAADDGTVAELSCLDLSVLRAPRRLRPVPLSRLLALDDESSAYLQRLKRLAKFDEVGVASVAYTREDPQHVWVGAEDGGIYKVVWDQPGPLCLALDNNGFQPADCHSARVTGLVFCQDDARRLMLLLSCSTDWTVRLWDVRAGEAAAGAPLQLGAPVLHARWLGVGGIVDGGGRSLRFTVWCADGRHVVAEWAFDSESSLYTAVVIS; encoded by the coding sequence ATGGAGCGACTGAAGGAACTAGAGGAGAAAAGAAGGCAATTGAAGGAATTGCGTGAAAGGCGGAAACATGCCAGCGTGCTGAGCAGCGAGACGGTGTTGGCGGCGAGCGGCCGGCGGCCAGCAACGCCAACGCCAACGCCAACGCCAACGCCAACCATGGTGAGCGTTTCTGTGCAGACTGACATGGAGGAGGCTGGAACGGCCCGTAGGGCCGTTTCAGCACATCACCGACGCAAAGAAGTGATATCGTACGACAAAGGCATCCAAACGGAACAGATCGGACCGGACCAGGAACAAGAGGATGAGGGCGCACTAGCTACTGCTGTTGCTCTGGTTGTCGAGAACAGTAGCGAGGTGGAAGACGTTCAGGTGAGACTGGAACTTGCCAAGCCTGTGCTCGTGGAAGACGCGGCGGCAACGCTAAATGACGCCAGCTTTGCACGGCTGGAGACGTTTGCTCCGGGAGCAGGCGAGCAGTCGCTCCGGGACACGCAACAAGACTTAGACGGGCCGATGCAATGGGCCATGGTAAGCGAGAGCGTGCAACTCGACAGCGGCTGCGAGCGCGTCGCACAGGAATACGACCCGGCCAAGGGGATCCTGGTCGTTGCGTACGTGCGGTTACCGCCCGCAGCGCGGCGGTACGCCAGCGACGAGACGGTGTGGTCTGTGGTGAACGTCGTGAAGTGCGACAGCGCCAACGGCCGCAACGGCCAGTTGGTGGACCTTGTGGAGTTTCGCGGCACACGGGTGATGAGCGCTACGATTCTGCGCCGCGAGCACCACGAGAGCCAGGTGGTGTCCATTCTGCTGACTACCTTTACGGGTAAGACTACGCTGTACGAGCTCAGACTGAAGCAGAAGCACGAGGCTCCCGCCGCGTACGTCGTGCAGCGGAACATGATCAGCAGACACTACTTCCAGCATCCAGTGGTGGCCGTGCTCGATACGAGCAGCGTACGGGGCCAAGAGAGAGTGTTGGTGGCGGCGGACGACGGCACCGTTGCGGAGCTGAGCTGTCTGGACCTGTCCGTGCTGCGGGCGCCCCGGCGGCTCCGGCCTGTGCCGCTGTCGCGGCTGCTGGCGCTGGATGACGAGAGTAGTGCGTATTTGCAGCGGCTGAAGCGGCTGGCAAAGTTCGACGAGGTGGGCGTGGCCAGTGTGGCGTACACGCGCGAGGACCCACAGCACGTGTGGGTGGGCGCGGAGGATGGCGGCATCTACAAGGTCGTGTGGGACCAGCCGGGACCGCTGTGCCTGGCGCTGGACAACAACGGGTTCCAACCCGCGGATTGCCACTCTGCAAGGGTCACTGGGCTGGTGTTCTGCCAGGACGATGCTCGGCGGCTAATGCTGTTGCTGTCATGCTCGACGGACTGGACCGTGCGGCTGTGGGACGTGCGGGCCGGGGAAGCAGCTGCGGGCGCGCCGCTGCAGTTGGGCGCGCCCGTACTTCATGCGCGCTGGCTTGGCGTTGGCGGCATTGTCGACGGTGGTGGTCGCTCGCTACGATTCACGGTGTGGTGTGCGGACGGGCGTCACGTGGTCGCGGAGTGGGCGTTTGATTCGGAGTCCTCCCTTTACACGGCGGTGGTTATCTCCTAA
- the RSM28 gene encoding mitochondrial 37S ribosomal protein mS46 RSM28: protein MRSSMFRCVSRAHYSTNVTEEFINSILARAQEATAKASSNAIKMDQKKGHRASNMNRSRNQNRNNRNNNEGKDIEGRQGERNMRLNNRAPNGDSTQNTNRQKWNRSTTTSFIKDPSDTTVVVQPQFKKMQNHRNNFNENSKVEDDLLDVFNSSMDQKQRPNNFNKNTKPQARFQKKSHILTASKRRNAPKQQQVQRPVKRPASTEYVLYEPTPLSLLEYSPQVFPTKESKLVNYTLDSLKKSNYPVYRSPNLGILKKHDYTLNTPYFGKYTPGSSLIFAKEPQLQNLPLQEDFDGLVKHVRGEYQLLKPYERKDFEKLTKSKEVVDKLVQNSRIARLSLQSVAIASEEKKLIYDVCSGIKPISELQQ from the coding sequence ATGCGATCTTCCATGTTCAGGTGTGTGAGCCGTGCCCACTACAGCACAAATGTCACAGAAGAATTCATAAACAGCATCTTGGCAAGGGCTCAAGAAGCAACGGCAAAAGCCTCCTCTAATGCTATTAAGATGGATCAGAAGAAAGGACATAGAGCATCTAATATGAACAGGAGCAGGAACCAGAACAGGAATAACAGGAACAACAATGAAGGTAAAGATATAGAAGGGAGACAAGGAGAGCGAAACATGAGATTAAACAACCGTGCTCCTAATGGTGATTCTACTCAAAACACCAACAGACAGAAATGGAATAGAAGTACCACAACGTCATTCATYAAGGATCCTTCCGATACTACAGTGGTCGTACAACCAcagttcaaaaaaatgcagaACCACAGAAATaattttaatgaaaattcaaaagtgGAAGATGATTTACTTGACGTTTTTAATTCGTCGATGGACCAAAAGCAAAGACCAaataatttcaataaaaacacCAAACCTCAGGCAaggtttcaaaagaaaagtcaCATTTTGACGGCATCTAAGAGAAGAAATGCTCCAAAGCAACAGCAAGTGCAAAGACCGGTTAAGAGACCTGCTAGTACTGAATATGTTCTGTATGAGCCAACGCCTTTATCTTTACTAGAATACTCACCTCAAGTGTTTCCAACTAAGGAATCGAAATTAGTCAACTATACATTGGATAGCTTGAAGAAGTCCAATTACCCTGTTTATAGATCTCCAAATCTAGGAATTCTTAAAAAGCATGATTATACTTTGAATACTCCATATTTTGGTAAATATACCCCAGGATCGTCATTAATTTTTGCTAAAGAGCCTCAATTGCAAAATTTGCCTTTGCAGGAGGATTTTGATGGATTGGTTAAGCATGTAAGAGGCGAATATCAGCTCTTGAAGCCATacgaaagaaaagattttgaaaaattaacaaaatcTAAGGAAGTTGTTGATAAGCTCGTACAAAATAGCCGAATCGCAAGGCTGTCATTACAATCTGTTGCCATAGCctctgaagaaaaaaaattgatataTGATGTTTGTTCTGGAATAAAACCAATTTCTGAATTACAACAATAA
- the VPS3 gene encoding CORVET complex subunit VPS3, translating to MAKKKIKVNNTKVQDNDERESKIGIEPPHEENDETGTKDNGQETLEGENQQSSLHSANQEDVEEADKFSQEESRSTDNSSFDKDTAREAIENDVTKEDTSGTEAGMSTNDNQKEDLSLKINEGPFRLSTVLENVPSDLAYTCCEAYDNHIFLGTTTGDLLHYFELERGNYMLVSQTKFDADSDAKIDKILLLPKVEGALILCNNELVLFILPEFAPRPNTVRLRGINDVLVCNFSRSSNAYRIYAFHAEGIRLLKISANSLVFAKTFNFKLIDKACAHEQTLMISKLNNYELVNLKSSQVIPLFRISETDEELEPIITNFNDDNEFLVCSGGGSYENGAMALVVNHHGDIIKGTMLLKNYPRKVIVEFPYIIVDSGFQSVDIYSALSSEESQLLQSITNSKIDLKISRTDKVFTNTNTSEEFRKKISNKLRLQPLTHSDNKFRIERERALVEESYEEKSSLVIYNNLGIHLLVPKPMVLSFTSYDESEIDNIEDQLKKLSRRDLTKFQKIEAKYLMSLLLFLMMLHYDHIEDEVMKKWCEFSDKVDIRILFYLLGWKVYSEIWCFRGLVDIVEQLKSLKLSNKCENVIKMILMIKSDLKKRDKNGILVTDFSDIMKSIDITLLGLQLDSGSEVTIDMFEQESFDEIIKEIYSRGDDISRRRLLIDIHKEKGEYVEPLKLLKRAKDYKSLISFIEENIRCLPEEYVKETLNDDLIISLRQGNKNADSNSIKQVLKILDIAGISKNEFLDRIPEEGISLKVSFIEELGVQNSKDSKFLFNYYLTKLQEIISKDKIWFILDDFIKEYKDDLAYDKTDITSFIDIKLKHSVKCERFSKYYGKCENLKIENIEDSEFIKFAFGEISKIDRDHILCLLFFSNDLIKWISPKELLKVYLSFNDFRSVEKFTDKPDLIAVMKQYLKITSLNYSVELISNLLRRNFNLLDDIDTQLMVLETIPSDFPMQSISELLLKMIIQYQDKREDSNLRKFLLKNQISISDELNRNFEAQE from the coding sequence AtggcaaaaaagaagataaaggTCAATAACACAAAGGTACAAGATAACGATGAAAGAGAATCTAAAATAGGCATCGAACCCCCCcatgaagaaaacgatgaGACCGGAACGAAAGATAATGGCCAAGAAACCCTCGAAGGAGAAAATCAGCAGTCGAGTTTACACAGTGCTAATCAAGAGGATGTAGAGGAAGCTGACAAATTCTCTCAAGAGGAAAGTCGATCAACTGACAATTCAAGTTTCGACAAGGATACAGCACGGGAAGCCATAGAAAACGACGtcacaaaagaagatactTCAGGAACAGAGGCCGGAATGTCCACAAATGATAATCAGAAAGAAGACTTGTCACTCAAGATAAACGAAGGCCCTTTCAGACTCTCCACCGTATTAGAAAATGTACCATCAGACTTGGCATACACATGCTGTGAAGCATATGACAACCATATATTTTTGGGGACTACTACTGGTGATCTTCTACACTATTTCGAACTCGAACGTGGAAACTATATGCTTGTCTCTCAAACAAAGTTCGACGCAGATTCAGATGCAAAGATAGACAAAATCTTGCTTTTACCCAAGGTAGAGGGTGCGCTGATATTATGCAACAATGAACTAGTATTGTTTATTCTTCCTGAATTTGCGCCAAGACCCAATACGGTGAGACTCAGAGGTATCAATGACGTCCTTGTCTGTAATTTTTCTCGAAGCTCAAACGCTTATAGAATATACGCATTTCACGCAGAGGGAATAAGACTGCTTAAAATATCTGCAAATTCATTGGTGTTCGCCAAAACCTTTAATTTCAAACTGATAGATAAAGCATGTGCACACGAACAAACATTAATGATTTCAAAGCTAAACAATTATGAGCTTGTAAATCTAAAATCATCGCAGGTAATTCCTCTGTTTCGAATAAGCGAAACCGATGAAGAACTGGAACCTATAATAACTAATTtcaatgatgataatgaattTCTAGTTTGTTCTGGAGGAGGATCATACGAAAATGGTGCTATGGCTTTGGTAGTAAATCATCATGGAGATATAATAAAAGGAACAATGCTACTGAAGAATTACCCAAGAAAAGTCATTGTAGAATTTCCCTACATAATTGTAGATTCGGGGTTCCAATCTGTTGATATATATTCTGCTTTGTCTAGTGAAGAATCACAGTTATTACAAAGTATAAccaattcaaaaatagatctgaaaatttcaaggACAGATAAAGTTTTCACGAACACCAACACTTCTGAAGAAtttagaaagaaaatatccaaTAAGCTACGATTACAGCCTTTAACCCACAGCGACAACAAGTTTAGAATAGAAAGAGAACGTGCATTGGTCGAAGAGTCCTATGAGGAGAAATCTTCTTTAGtcatttataataatcTAGGAATTCATTTACTAGTACCGAAACCTATGGTCCTAAGTTTTACATCCTATGATGAATCTGAAATTGATAATATTGAAGATCAACTGAAAAAGCTTTCAAGAAGGGATTTGAcgaagtttcaaaaaattgaagcaAAATATCTTATGTCTCTTTTATTGTTCCTAATGATGCTACATTATGATCACATAGAAGATGAGGTAATGAAAAAGTGGTGCGAATTTTCTGATAAGGTTGATATAAGGATATTATTCTACTTACTTGGCTGGAAAGTTTACAGCGAAATCTGGTGTTTCCGTGGATTAGTAGATATAGTTGAACAATTGAAGAGTCTGAAACTGAGTAATAAATGTGAAAATGTCATtaaaatgattttgatgataaaatctgatctgaagaaaagagacaaaaaTGGAATTCTAGTAACTGACTTTAGTGACATAATGAAATCCATCGATATAACCTTGCTCGGCTTGCAATTGGATTCAGGGAGCGAAGTAACTATAGACATGTTTGAACAGGAAAGTTTTGACGAAATTATAAAGGAAATTTATTCACGTGGAGACGATATTTCTAGAAGAAGATTATTAATCGATATCcataaagaaaagggaGAGTATGTCGAACCActgaaacttttgaaaagggcAAAAGATTATAAGTCGCTGATATcatttattgaagaaaacataaGATGTCTTCCTGAGGAATATGTTAAAGAAACACTAAATGATGATCTTATTATCAGCCTTAGACAAGGCAATAAAAATGCAGACAGCAATAGTATCAAACAGGTTCTAAAAATATTAGACATTGCTGGCATAAGTAAGAATGAGTTTTTAGACAGGATACCAGAGGAAGGTATATCATTGAAAGTATCGTTCATAGAGGAGCTGGGGGTTCAGAATAGTAAggattcaaaatttctttttaacTATTATTTGACAAAATTACAAGAGATAATCAGCAAAGATAAAATATGGTTTATACTTGACGATTTCATAAAGGAGTATAAGGACGATTTGGCCTATGACAAGACGGATATAACAAGTTTTATTGACATCAAATTAAAACATAGCGTGAAGTGTGAGAGGTTCTCAAAATACTATGGAAAATGTGAAAACctgaaaatagaaaatatagaaGATAGTGAATTTATTAAATTTGCTTTCGGggaaatttcaaagatcgATAGAGATCACATATTATGCCTGctattcttttccaatgaTCTCATAAAATGGATTTCGCCTAAAGAGTTATTGAAAGTATACCTATCGTTCAATGACTTTAGAAGTGTAGAGAAATTCACGGATAAGCCGGATCTGATTGCGGTCATGAAACAATATTTGAAGATAACTTCTTTAAACTACTCAGTTGAGTTGATTTCTAATTTACTACGAAGAAATTTTAACCTCTTAGATGACATAGATACACAATTAATGGTGCTTGAAACTATACCTTCTGACTTTCCTATGCAATCAATATCCGAATTACTTTTAAAGATGATTATCCAGTACCAAGATAAGAGAGAGGATTCTAACTTACGAAAGTTCTTActaaaaaatcaaatttctATTTCTGATGAACTGAATCGGAATTTCGAAGCTCAAGAATGA
- the SLD5 gene encoding DNA replication protein SLD5 → MDINIDDILAELDKETTAVDSTNITQGSSSTAHGDALTIVNSSLDSSVKTHTYVSPQRDFANLMKCWRNERCSPELLAYPHQLMKRLLNRISAQSQLIENISMGFLDMQNASSANRSMPNDSKLPLLCMETELERLKFVIRSYVRCRLGKIDKFSLYLRQLNEDENSLTSLTDLLSGDEIKYHDSHSLIWLKLINDSILKYMPEELQAINDTEGSVSMIDEPDWNKFVFIHVNGPPEGHWNEDPLLQENEFGKPCYTVTIPDLNEEVELTIGSIYVMRYEVIRDLLRDDKIALI, encoded by the coding sequence ATGGACATTAATATAGATGACATCCTTGCGGAGTTGGACAAAGAAACTACCGCTGTAGACTCCACCAATATCACGCAGGGCTCTTCTTCCACTGCCCACGGAGATGCACTTACAATAGTAAACTCGTCACTAGACTCAAGTGTCAAGACTCATACATACGTTTCGCCCCAGCGGGATTTTGCCAACTTAATGAAGTGCTGGAGGAACGAACGGTGTTCGCCGGAGCTTTTGGCGTATCCGCATCAGCTAATGAAAAGACTGTTGAACCGAATATCCGCGCAATCACAATTGATTGAGAACATATCAATGGGGTTCCTCGATATGCAAAACGCATCCAGTGCGAACCGTTCCATGCCCAACGACTCCAAACTCCCTCTGCTTTGCATGGAAACCGAACTAGAGAGACTGAAGTTTGTTATTAGAAGCTACGTACGATGTAGGCTCGGCAAGATCGACAAATTCTCGCTCTACTTACGACAACTaaatgaagacgaaaactCGCTGACCTCCCTTACCGATTTATTGTCCGGTGACGAAATCAAATACCACGACTCGCATTCTCTTATCTGGTTGAAACTCATCAATGATTCCATACTGAAGTACATGCCTGAAGAGCTGCAAGCAATTAACGACACTGAAGGGAGCGTAAGCATGATAGACGAGCCAGACTGGAACAAGTTCGTCTTCATACACGTGAATGGGCCGCCAGAAGGCCACTGGAACGAAGACCCCCTTCTGCAGGAAAACGAGTTTGGCAAGCCGTGCTACACTGTGACAATCCCGGACTTGAACGAAGAGGTCGAACTAACCATTGGCAGTATTTATGTCATGAGATATGAGGTGATCAGGGATTTGTTAAGAGACGATAAGATCGCTCTTATTTGA